The window ACCCGCGGCTACGACGGGGCCAAGAAGGTGCCGGGGCGCAAGCGGCACATCGTGGTCGACTGCCTGGGGCTGCTGCTGGCCGTGATGGTCACCGCGGCGAACGTGACGGACCGGGACGCCGCGATGCCGCTGCTGGAACGTGTCCGGGCCCGCTATCGCAGGATCGTCCTGGTGTGGGCCGACGGCGGCTACGCGGGTCGCCTGGTCGGCTGGGCGAAGCAGCAACTGGGGCTCGCTCTTGAGATCGTCAAGCGCAGCGGCGACGCCTCGGGGTTCGTGGTGCTGCCCAGACGCTGGGTGGGGGAACGCACGCTGAGCTGGCTGATGCGCTCGCGGCGCCTGGTGCGCGACTACGAGACGCTGTCCGCCGTACATGAGCAGATGGTGCTGTGGTCGATGACGATGCTCATGAGCCGCCGGCTGGCCCGGTGGCGAGCGTGAACCGTCCCGGGGTGGGTTCGGGCCTTCACCCGTGAAGGCCCGAACCCTGATCGAGGGCGTCATACAGCACGATCTGGTTCACGGAACGGTTGAGGATCCGCAGCACGCGATGCCCACGTGGCGTCCCGGCTCCCCCTGGACACATACGCGCCGAATACAGAGGTATCGAGATCCTTGAGGGACTCCAGTACCAGAGTGGCAATCGCAAAGCGAGGATCGCAGCGATCAGCGGCCTCGGGAACGGCGACGACCGTCATCTGGGCTGACACGCCAGCGAGGAGGCCGTTGAGCGAGTCCTCGATCACAATGCATTCGCCGGGTGACGCCCCGAGGGCGGCGGCTGCGCGGAGATAGGCGCCCGGGTGGGGTTTGCCGTGTTCGTCGTCTTCGGCCGAAAACACGGCATCGAAAGATCGGTCAAGGCCGGTGCTCGCGAGCGCATGCCGAATCACCGACTCCGGCGAAGATGACACGACGGCCATCGCCCTCGATGCACGCGCGCACGCCGCGACGGCGTGTTCGGCGCCGGGTTTCAGCGTCACTCCCTCCAACCTACGGCACACGGCGGCCACGATCTGCTGCTCGACGTCGTCGGGGTCGGCTTGAGTGGACGTTAAGTCCGTTTCTGGTAGCGGCCTCGTCCGGGTTGGGTGAGGAAGCCTTGGCGGGTGAGTCGTCCGAGGCGGCTGCGGGTGATGTTGACGGATGCTTCGTCGGTGGGCATGTCGAGGAGTTCGTGCAGGTCGCGGGCCCGGAACGCCTGGTCGGGGTGCTGGTTGAAGGCGTCGACGATGGTCTGGTAGGCGGTGCTCGACTCGGGCGGATCGGGTTCGGTGCCGGTAGGTGCGAGTTCGGTGATGACCTTGCGGGTGGTGGCGAGGTCCGCGAGGCGAGCTTCGGTCTCGGTGAGGGCGGCGGTGAAGTGCGCGATCTGATGGCGGAGTTCGTC of the Streptomyces sp. NBC_01294 genome contains:
- a CDS encoding IS5 family transposase yields the protein MLDAVRYLVAGGITWRAMPGDFPAWDRVYAFARRWRVKGLLAELHDRLRGLVREEAGRDPEPTAAVIDAQSLRAAATVPAATRGYDGAKKVPGRKRHIVVDCLGLLLAVMVTAANVTDRDAAMPLLERVRARYRRIVLVWADGGYAGRLVGWAKQQLGLALEIVKRSGDASGFVVLPRRWVGERTLSWLMRSRRLVRDYETLSAVHEQMVLWSMTMLMSRRLARWRA
- a CDS encoding HAD family hydrolase, with amino-acid sequence MRQHHPQPPRTTHPPRLPHPTRTRPLPETDLTSTQADPDDVEQQIVAAVCRRLEGVTLKPGAEHAVAACARASRAMAVVSSSPESVIRHALASTGLDRSFDAVFSAEDDEHGKPHPGAYLRAAAALGASPGECIVIEDSLNGLLAGVSAQMTVVAVPEAADRCDPRFAIATLVLESLKDLDTSVFGAYVSRGSRDATWASRAADPQPFREPDRAV